In Mustelus asterias chromosome 16, sMusAst1.hap1.1, whole genome shotgun sequence, one DNA window encodes the following:
- the LOC144505252 gene encoding uncharacterized protein LOC144505252: protein MEQILKPERLTLDPRAVGASNTFDHWLKCFEDYLAASAAVTTDDDRLRVLHARVSDTVYLAIRAATDYTKALELLKKRYIKPPNEIHARYLLATRRRQSGETMEEYANELLQLARGCNCKAVSAEQSMNDLARDAFVAGVGSSYIRLKLLEKGNLNLTQAIELAEMLETAFKSLVLYPEDHVETTWQEQSPIPPPPSGSKCCVMACSHSGQTTAAGPGGPRCYFCGGAKHTRQRCPAKAVLCTACGKKGHYSKVCRSKPRNGSAACDSSELGSSSSKSSRGLSTCEARTTPLRSTESEVCDHQGSLSLAPSPTCDSWERPCWSTLTVNDQQGSSSLISAACSGAHEPTVASIILDQAKPHRLDKAMMNIQLA, encoded by the exons atggagcagatcctgaagccggaacgccttacactagatccacgtgcggtgggcgcttctaacaccttcgaccactggctgaagtgcttcgaagactacctggcagcctccgcagcggtcaccacagatgatgacagactccgggtcctccatgcgagggtaagcgacactgtctacctcgcgatccgtgcggccactgattatactaaggcccttgagcttctgaagaagcgctatatcaaaccacccaatgaaatacacgctcgttacctcctagccactcgacgacggcagtctggcgaaacgatggaggaatatgcgaacgagctcctacagctagccaggggctgtaactgcaaagctgtgtcggctgagcagagcatgaacgacctcgcccgagatgcgtttgtggcgggagtcggatcgtcgtacattcgacttaaactgttggagaagggtaatcttaatcttacccaggcaatcgagctagcggagatgctcgagacggccttcaaaagcttagtattatatccggaggaccatgtggagacaacgtggcaggagcagtcgccaatccctcctcctccctcgggttcgaaatgctgcgtaatggcgtgctcacactcgggccagacgacggcagcaggcccgggtggcccgcggtgctacttctgtgggggagcgaagcatactcggcaacggtgtcccgctaaagctgtgttgtgcaccgcatgcggtaagaaagggcactattcgaaagtgtgccgatctaaacctaggaacggcagtgcggcctgcgattcttcagagctcgggtcttcgtcgtcgaagtcatcgaggggtttgtccacgtgcgaggccaggacaacgccattacggtcaacggagtcggaggtgtgcgaccaccaggggtcgctgagtttggcgccatcacccacgtgcgactcatgggagcggccatgttggtcgacactgaccgtaaacgaccagcaggggtcctcctcattgatttcagctgcctgcagtggcgctcatgaaccaacggtggcgtcgatcatcctggaccaggccaagcctcatagacttgacaaagctatgatgaatatccag cttgcctga